The sequence TTCTTTTAAATTGTGCCTAGTTTACCTTTTAAACAAggttaataatatttaaagataataatttacaaataactAAAATTGAACcgtgttgtaaaaaaaatgttgcttagAAAAGGCAAAAATAAGAatcaactttaaataaaatttcatCACCTAAaaacatcattatcatcataattGTTATTAGgctagtatattattattattattattattattattattattattattattattattattattattattattattattattattattattattattactgggcgacgtggtggcgcagtaggtagtgctgttgcctcacagcaaaaagatcgctggttcgagccggctgggtcagttggcgtttctgtgtggagtttgcatgttctccctgcattcgcgtgggtttcctctgggtgctcaggtttcccccacagtccaaggacaagTCCCCcacagttgcagctggaagggcatccgctgcataaaacatgtgctggataagttggcggttcattccgcagtggcgaccccagattaataaagggactaagccaaaaagaaaatgaatgaatgaatgaatgaattaatgaattattattattattattattattattattatcattattattattattattattattgttgttattatagtagttgttgttgttattattaacaacgtctttacattcaaaacatttaatttatgatgtaaataatagcaaaaatagcctatttaaatattttataaatattgtcatcaatattatatttcataactgtaacacaaggcaattcaatcataacttaatgttaaagcagctatcataaaattatttatcaataaGTGGCTCTTTTTTGATTCTCGgtagctatagaaattaaaaatgtaaaacaggaaatacatttggaccatttttttgtttacatgcttcaaaatggtctatatagaaAAAGTAAGAACATAATTTTGGGAAACCAGATTTTCTTTCAATGTGTGCCTAGTTTACCTTTTaagtaaagtaataataatttctaaatgaTTGAAATTTAATAGTGTGATAAAAAGGTTGCttacaaaaagtaaaaataacaatCAACACAAATTTCAAGAAAATTGTATCATCTAAAaagaacatcatcatcatcatcatcatgatcagtattattaggttattattattattagtataatattactttcccagagatgggtagcggctggaagggcatccatgctggataagttggcggttcattccactgtggtgcccctggattaataaagggactaagacgaaaagaaaatgaataaatgaatattatattactattattattattattattattattattgtattattattattattattattattattattattattattattatttactttcaaaacatttgtgtttataaatgtatcatttaaacatttaaatattaatataaccacataaaatataaatatgcctaTAGGCGAAAGGTGGGCTATGTTCATATCATGTGAAAGTTAGAGAAAATCACCATGAAAGACGTCTATTGTATAAATTGCTATTCAGGGCTCGGCCACGGGGCAGCGGATCATTTTAACTTGCTTACATTCTGGAAATGTGTGCGCTATAGTGAACCGGCGCACTGTTATTATCACAGCCCATAATAATAGGTTGTATGGCGGCCGGAGGGGGGGCTTCGGCACACCTGAACAGCCCGCTATGGAAGGTGAGCAGGATGAGCGCAGATCGCGGACACGAGCGCCAGAGGAGCGCGCGCATGGAGGCGGAGGTTCGGCTCGGGATGCGCAGTGAGGAGGAGAGGCTCCAGACCTTCCACAATTGGCCCAGCGACGCGGCAGTGAGCCCCGAGGAGCTCGCCCGGGCTGGGTTTCACTATCTGGGCTACGGAGACACGGTGCAGTGCTTCTGCTGCGAGGGCATCCTGAGGCACTGGGTGGATGGAGACACGCCGCGAGGGGAGCACGAGAGGCACTTCCCCACCTGCGGATTGATGAGGGGCAGGGATGTGGGCAATGTCCCGCGGGGCTCCTCTGATTCTGTGGACGGCCAACTGCTGAGTCAGCTCCAGCGCTTGACCATGGACGAGCAGGGCCTGACCGGACAGGCAGTATACCCGGAGATGGAGACGGAGGACAACAGGCGGTCCACCTTCCATAACTGGCCCACAGGAGCAGCAGTGCAGCCCGACACACTGGCACGCGCTGGGTTCTTCTACACAGGTGCGTGGAgaccttttcttttattttgggaGCGAGGAAATGAAATTAAGATTATTCATATGGTGTTGATTTGGAATAGATGTGAAACTGAGGCGCTTCTGCTTCTTTCTCGCGCAAAGCCACAGTCACGCGCCTGCAGTCACGCGCACTGTGAATGCACGGAATGAGCGAGAGGCCGCGAGCGCAGAGCAGAGCACAGCGCTTTATTCTCAAAGCAATAGTGTTTCTGGTCGCTCCTTATGCAGAAAGTGTGCATTCAGAAATGAATATCACTGTCTGCTCTCAAAGGACAATACaagttattataatttatatagggATGTTTCATCTAAAAAttactatttactcactatttacttaccaTTAtgaggttccaaacctttatgagtttctttacaggactaatgaagatattttaaagaatgatgaaaacctgtcacccttccatagtagaaaatagAAATACTACTTTAtgtaagtcaatgattacaggttttcaacatgcGATAAATGCAACAATCCAAGGGAAAGgacagaattgtgagataaagAGAGAAAATTTGGAGAGGAAAAAAGCCAGAATTCTGATACAAAACTCAGAACATTAAGATATAAAGTACTATTATAAATGTAGTCACGGAAGAAATTCTGAgaaaacatcagaattattatgaGACATGAACTCGATTGTGAGATATTCATTAATAATTGCAAAATATAAAGTTAGAATTGACagataaaataatagaaatgtgTTATGCAAGGAAAAATATTCTCAGATGTAAACTTTATTGCAtgatttcccccccaaaaaaaaaaaaaaaaaaaaaaaaaatgagttgtgtTATAAAAACTATAAACTTAAAGATAAAGTGATTGTTGTCAGATAAAAAAGAATTACGTTTGCTAGAAAGTCAGAATCTTGACGTGGAAAATAGCTAAAATCACAATTATGAGGGGGGAAGTATACATTAAATGGCAATTCACAACTGTGAGTTTcagatttaaattcaaaattgtgagatgtaaactgagAAAATCTGAACTGTGacaattttttttcaagattctgtattttattcacatttattcatttagaaggCACTTttttccaaagcgacttacaaatgtaaataaaagaagcactttaaaTCATCAGAGAGCAGCATTATATAGATGCAATTACAAGTCTAAGCTAGTTAACATttttctttcaaacacacacgcacacacacacatagtgcacATAGTTCAAAGTTCTGAAACTTAAGACAGCATAAACGAAGGATGCACGAAAGTTCCATGATATCGATGTTcatgatatcgaggatgcactgatgcagacttgagtgcaAAACTTGCtcaagaagtcccagaagtcattgcgactgaataaaggaggtgggaagcgcagcattttatatagatttaataTTCAAGTTtggagatataacttatttgtctcaggagtttccctaaatgagacagtGAAAAACATTATCATAAAAATCTTAATAGTTTTAGATTTACTTGTTTTGTGCAaagttagttttatttgttttgtgcaaaGTATTAGTAAGGCTTTTGTGCATGTTATTTATAttgaaaagagagaaaaaaaacagtaaatcgaGGTATGAATGcggtaaataattttttattaaaaatgcgtgaaggtcatgtgaccattaggaagaatgcagcatctcatttctcagaagATGCGTTCTGTATTCTCGCTGTCTCCCAAATTCATTCttctgaggtgacctggcaagaacagtcttcacaagaacgcaagtccgttctcagCATTCATGGAACTGAGAAACAGTCTATGTCTGCTACAGGTGGTTTGTGAAGCACTCACctaagcacactcagaattgacAGAAAGTATCTTGTGCACATGGAGAGGGAAAGGTTTGTCAATCATCATATATGCAAcatggtcatttttaaaaacattctttcaaaagtttagttattttaatagtcaaaaaaacatacattcacTAATCAACAGAACTAACTACATATAAACATAGTGCTTTTACATTGTGTGCAAATtaacaaagacaaaaaagacAACATGAATAGAATACAAGCAAAATCTGACAGCATCAGCATCGTTTTGTCCATTTACAATTACATTTGGCTTTGGAAGTAATTTATGAAAAGATGCCACATGGCAGTGAACTTGGACCCAGAACCATTTAAATTAAGTCTTATTTTTTCCAAACTAAGGAAATGAAGGCAATGCAGTCCAATTCACTTTTTGACAAATTGTTATTTTCATACACAATACCAAAGACAGCAGGTAAGGGATTTGCTCAAacatctatttatttagttattttgataatcttttttatacatattaaacGATCGCAtatgcattaatatatatatatatatatatatatatatatatatatatatatatatatatatatatatatatatatatatatatatatatatatatatatatatatatatatatatatatatatatatatatatatatatatatatatatatatatatatatatttatatatatatatacatatattgtgtatctttttgtgtatttttatctTGTGTATTTTGTACATGGTAAAAATAAGTAAGTGTCTGTCTGCTTCTCAGGTCATGGTGACAACGTGAAGTGTTTCTTCTGTGATGGTGGTTTGAGGAACTGGGAACCAGGTGACGATCCCTGGCAGGAGCATGCCAAATGGTTTCCACAGTAAGGGCCGAATTACTtctcttctatatatatatattaaatacagttgaagtcagaattattagtccactgaattattagcccccctgtttattttttttccccaatttctgttaaacggagagaagatttttttcaacacatttctaaacataataattttaataactcatttctaataactgatttaataattctgacttcaactgtatataaacaattATGGCCATTTATTAGGAATAAATATCCATTTTCCTGAAGTAGAATAATACACTTTTTAAACTGCATGAACTGAAATTTGCTGAGGCTTTTAATTCAGTATATTGATGTACTACCAACTAAAACTGAACATTGAGTAGAAGGTGGGGCTTTCATTTTGCACACCATTCCCTCATAGAAATCTTGTCCCAGTTGCTATTTAAGCCCTCAAGTTGTTGTCAACAGAAGGATGGCTACTCCAAATGCGGAAGCAACATGGTCAGACtttcattgaagattaccaagacaatatttttttcagtggattaatttaCACAGATTATATATTCACATTAAGATGAATAAAGTGAGCTAGAAAAATagacattgtaaattttgatttcacacagactttaaataagctttaaaacgaccttttaacattatatatttttcatttggaAGAGAATTTCAGAAATTTTATTATCCTGCAGTGTAATATGAACAATACAATGTTACTAATAAATACTGACTgggattattttatattactaattttatattaaaaaaatgattagttTTTTAGTGCGTTTTCTACTGACTATATTCATTTCCATTGTGTGCTTCCAAAGATGTGAGTATTTGCTGCAATCCAGAGGACAGGAATATGTGCGCAACGTCCAGCAGTCTTTCTTCAACATGAATGGGAGAGGGGTAAGAAATAACGATGTACCTAAACAttagtttatgtttattttaatacagttatcTTTGTTTATAGTATTGCTATAGGGctttaattgtgttgttttgttttaaagggtGGATCTCTGTCATCAGCTGCAGGAAACATTACATCAGGTAATACaattcagatcttaaattttttGTATAGGTTATAACACAACTTTTTGACAAATTgtgccataataataataaacacaacaaGTATTACTCCAaaatactggaaaaaaaaacactggaaaaagattcattggatttactatatatatatcaatatatatatatatatatatatatatatatatatatatatatatatatatatatatatatatatatattgattatattactatataaaatgtttttaaagtaagtggttgcaaacaatttatgtaaactgtatttaaacaaacaaattagatttAGTAATGTtcgacttaatttgtttgtttaaattcaacccatataaattgtttattaccttaaaaaatttgtaaatccatactttaattttcctttggcttagtctctatttcataaGTTGCCACAGCgttatgaaccgccaactattccagcatatgttttatgcagcggatgcccttccagtaccaacccagtactgggaaacaccaatacacgctcacattcacacacacactcacacactacggccaacatagttcacccaattcacctatgctgcatgtctttggactgtgggggaaactggagcacccggaggaaacccacgccatcacagggaaaacatgcaaactccaaacagaacaccagctggcccagccgggactcgaatcagcgaccttcctgctgtgaagcaacagtgctaaccactgagccacctgtgCCACCcttaagtaaatccaatgaattttttttttcccagtgttgagCCAAACAACtagtaattaataaacaattttagAAATCTAAAAATTTCTTGCAATAAAATGTGAAGTAAAATCACATAATGCTATCTAACACTTCCTCTTTAGCACCCTCTATGGCCTTTTTGGGGTCCACATGCCCCCATTTGAAAACTCCTGAAATTCCCATAACATTTTTTATTGCTGCGAGCAGTGCTTGTGTTATTTGTATAAACACACTCTTGTGCATGTTTATTACATGACTCTCTGCAATACTAGATTCCGATTGGCAGGTCACAACTTTCATCCCTCAgataattctgaacaatatccATTGTTCATGTCCATTATCCAAGACATCAGTGTTGTGAATCTCAGCTATATGCTCTGCAGTGAAACAAGCCTAAAATCAGAATTTCCTGTGTTCATTTTCT comes from Danio aesculapii chromosome 23, fDanAes4.1, whole genome shotgun sequence and encodes:
- the birc7 gene encoding baculoviral IAP repeat-containing protein 7, producing the protein MAAGGGASAHLNSPLWKVSRMSADRGHERQRSARMEAEVRLGMRSEEERLQTFHNWPSDAAVSPEELARAGFHYLGYGDTVQCFCCEGILRHWVDGDTPRGEHERHFPTCGLMRGRDVGNVPRGSSDSVDGQLLSQLQRLTMDEQGLTGQAVYPEMETEDNRRSTFHNWPTGAAVQPDTLARAGFFYTGHGDNVKCFFCDGGLRNWEPGDDPWQEHAKWFPQCEYLLQSRGQEYVRNVQQSFFNMNGRGGGSLSSAAGNITSEVLGGQRSVAAPMLSPVVQAVLQMGFQHSLVESLVQSRFLLTGAHYTSVSDLVTDVLQAEEEEERQTEDTRPETVETQRTPRTTRTTRMQVSSREKARSDLSPEEQLRQLQEERTCKVCMDKLVSMVFIPCGHLVVCSDCAASLRHCPICRAVIRGSVRAFMS